A single genomic interval of Nocardioides nitrophenolicus harbors:
- a CDS encoding methyltransferase, with protein sequence MTFGSLSIAYDDRVLAPRAWTRSQSAWARELLDVVPPGPVLELCSGVGHIGLLAVAGTERRLVCVDVDPVACAYAERNAAAAGRGHLVEVRNHALDAFVSDEVFALVIADPPWVRSEHVGCFPADPVLAIDGGADGLDRARECVRLIDRHLHADGAALLQLGSYAEAEELSAELPATLRIAVSEAEPGRGLVVELVRPR encoded by the coding sequence ATGACCTTCGGCTCCCTCAGCATCGCGTACGACGACCGGGTGCTCGCCCCGCGCGCCTGGACCCGATCCCAGTCGGCCTGGGCGCGGGAGCTGCTCGACGTCGTTCCCCCGGGCCCGGTGCTGGAGCTGTGCAGCGGCGTCGGCCACATCGGCCTGCTCGCCGTCGCCGGCACCGAGCGCCGGCTGGTCTGCGTGGACGTGGACCCGGTGGCCTGTGCGTACGCCGAGCGCAACGCCGCCGCGGCCGGCCGCGGCCACCTGGTCGAGGTCCGCAACCACGCCCTGGACGCCTTCGTCTCCGACGAGGTGTTCGCCCTGGTGATCGCGGACCCGCCGTGGGTGCGCAGCGAGCACGTCGGCTGCTTCCCCGCCGACCCGGTGCTGGCCATCGACGGTGGTGCCGACGGTCTCGACCGCGCCCGCGAGTGCGTGCGCCTGATCGACCGCCACCTGCACGCCGACGGGGCCGCCCTGCTCCAGCTCGGCTCCTACGCCGAGGCCGAGGAGCTGTCCGCCGAGCTTCCCGCCACGCTGCGGATCGCGGTGAGCGAGGCGGAGCCCGGCCGCGGCCTCGTGGTGGAGCTGGTGCGACCCCGGTGA